The Psilocybe cubensis strain MGC-MH-2018 chromosome 7, whole genome shotgun sequence genome has a window encoding:
- a CDS encoding E3 ubiquitin-protein ligase TRIM38, with protein MPLQCSICLFAFREPVSLPCGHIYCKICLTDHVNVPTNKGMTSTCPECRKPFHLTVPDVTYLPEKYRPFIAHAIRRVYIDTAPTEAEADVALLTEKVAELSRQVVKLQGKLTRQAKIEAMLDECECLRIKYMYGEIDRL; from the exons ATGCCTCTCCAATGCTCGATCTGCCTCTTTGCGTTCAGAGAGCCTGTGTCTCTTCCATGCG GCCACATCTACTGCAAAATCTGCCTTACGGATCATGTTAATGTGCCTACGAATAAAGGGATGACCTCGACGTGCCCAGAGTGTCGCAAGCCCTTCCATCTCA CTGTTCCGGAT GTAACATACCTGCCCGAGAAATACCGCCCGTTCATCGCACATGCCATTCGCCGCGTCTACATCGACACCGCGCCGACAGAAGCCGAAGCCGACGTTGCATTGCTCACTGAAAAAGTCGCCGAGCTCTCAAGGCAGGTAGTCAAGCTCCAAGGCAAGCTCACGCGCCAGGCGAAGATCGAGGCAATGCTCGATGAGTGCGAGTGTCTGAGAATCAAATATATGTATGGGGAAATTGACCGTCTGTAA